One window of the Amycolatopsis mediterranei genome contains the following:
- a CDS encoding ABC transporter substrate-binding protein, translating to MKRCAGSALALVLLISGCSAATGAEPVTVLGSWTGDEQTAFLRVLDGFTRETGIPTRYQGTRAQNQVLRGDLQQGTPPDVAVLSNPAELAGYARSGQLKSLDGVLDADATAAYSPTWRKLQQLGGNTTYTVVVKADLKSIVWYDPDRFREDPPATWDALLATSRRLSAAGQQPWCLGMGAPPNSGFPGTDWLEDILLHQAPDRYRKWAAGELAWTDEVVRDAWQSWGTLVLAPGAVRGGSTAALLTSFADAGRGLFTNPPGCLLEHLGSFAIGGYRAVPRPAGPPVPDRDFRFFPFPGTGKTARSEVSADLAGMFHDTPAARRLMVYLAGEQGQRIWPSGGTTFSVHQRLAGPDVYRSDVTRRIATTLAKGTDLCFDASDLMPSAMTSAFYQAVLEYLAHPDRLDTLLGELEQVRRGIGREQWLDLPC from the coding sequence ATGAAGCGCTGCGCCGGTTCGGCGCTGGCCCTCGTGCTCCTGATCTCCGGGTGTTCCGCCGCGACCGGTGCGGAGCCGGTGACCGTGCTGGGGTCGTGGACCGGCGACGAGCAGACGGCGTTCCTGCGGGTCCTCGACGGGTTCACCCGGGAGACCGGGATTCCCACGCGCTACCAGGGCACCCGCGCGCAGAACCAGGTGCTGCGCGGGGACCTGCAGCAGGGCACCCCGCCCGACGTGGCGGTGCTGTCCAACCCGGCCGAGCTGGCGGGTTACGCGCGTTCCGGGCAGCTGAAGTCCCTTGACGGCGTTCTCGACGCGGACGCGACCGCCGCGTACAGCCCGACGTGGCGGAAACTGCAGCAGCTCGGCGGGAACACGACGTACACGGTCGTGGTGAAGGCGGATCTGAAGAGCATCGTCTGGTACGACCCGGACCGGTTCCGGGAAGACCCGCCGGCCACCTGGGACGCGCTTCTGGCGACCTCCCGACGGCTTTCCGCCGCCGGGCAGCAGCCGTGGTGCCTCGGCATGGGCGCGCCGCCGAACTCCGGGTTCCCGGGCACCGACTGGCTCGAGGACATCCTGCTGCACCAGGCCCCGGACCGATACCGCAAGTGGGCGGCAGGCGAGCTGGCCTGGACCGACGAGGTCGTGCGCGACGCGTGGCAGAGCTGGGGCACGCTGGTCCTGGCGCCGGGCGCGGTCCGCGGTGGCAGCACGGCGGCCCTGCTCACCTCGTTCGCCGACGCCGGCCGGGGCCTGTTCACCAATCCACCCGGCTGCCTGCTGGAGCACCTCGGCTCGTTCGCGATCGGCGGCTACCGGGCGGTCCCGCGGCCGGCCGGGCCGCCCGTGCCCGACCGGGACTTCCGGTTCTTCCCGTTCCCGGGCACCGGGAAAACCGCGCGGTCGGAGGTGTCGGCCGACCTCGCCGGGATGTTCCACGACACCCCGGCCGCGCGCCGGCTCATGGTCTACCTGGCCGGGGAGCAGGGGCAGCGGATCTGGCCGTCCGGGGGGACGACGTTCTCGGTGCACCAGCGACTTGCCGGCCCGGACGTCTACCGCAGCGACGTGACCCGGCGGATCGCGACGACCCTGGCCAAGGGCACCGACCTGTGCTTCGACGCGTCGGACCTGATGCCCTCGGCGATGACCAGCGCGTTCTACCAGGCGGTGCTGGAGTACCTGGCCCACCCGGACCGGCTGGACACCCTGCTCGGGGAGCTGGAGCAGGTGCGCCGCGGCATCGGCCGGGAGCAATGGCTCGACCTGCCGTGCTGA
- a CDS encoding membrane protein, with amino-acid sequence MTATSTTRQTLWWLRFGLVAGSVLVLGTALATFLGVRASIAEVRERTAPAVLEVSLAKEAIVAAHRAAVTAFEARQARLTGPSEQYEDEIARTSQQLAQVAEHNAAGEAGSQTLLLIEGLLPSYNGFIGHAAAHFRQDPDGPLAASNLQSASDLLTAPDNGILARLDALEAAQRAALDEQLGANWLGPAITALWAVPLVLLLATLVWAQRFLARRFRRTVNTALLAATVACVLLGAGTALLLGIQSDARDGGAALEHAVDARSAATAAAAARARWTLAQVLTAQCGIQGVAACGETVTAFAAGTPVPPAVPDAPPGAVDESALLGPGLTEPGWNGVLGFGIPVLAAGIGVLAAGGLQPRLDEYRFRARREP; translated from the coding sequence GTGACCGCGACCAGCACCACCCGGCAGACCCTGTGGTGGCTGCGGTTCGGGCTCGTGGCCGGCAGCGTGCTGGTGCTGGGGACGGCGCTGGCGACCTTCCTCGGCGTGCGGGCCAGCATCGCCGAGGTGCGGGAGCGAACCGCACCCGCGGTGCTCGAAGTGTCGCTGGCCAAGGAGGCGATCGTGGCCGCGCACCGGGCGGCGGTGACCGCGTTCGAGGCCCGGCAAGCGCGCCTGACCGGGCCCAGCGAGCAGTACGAGGACGAAATCGCCCGGACGAGCCAGCAGCTCGCCCAGGTCGCCGAGCACAACGCGGCGGGCGAGGCAGGCAGCCAGACGCTGCTGTTGATCGAAGGGCTGCTGCCGTCGTACAACGGCTTCATCGGGCACGCCGCCGCCCACTTCCGGCAGGACCCGGACGGCCCGCTCGCCGCGAGCAACCTGCAGTCCGCGTCGGACCTGCTGACCGCGCCGGACAACGGGATCCTCGCCCGGCTCGACGCGCTCGAAGCCGCTCAGCGCGCCGCCCTCGACGAGCAGCTCGGGGCGAACTGGCTGGGGCCCGCGATCACCGCGCTGTGGGCGGTTCCGCTGGTCCTGCTGCTCGCCACGCTCGTCTGGGCCCAGCGGTTCCTCGCCCGGCGGTTCCGGCGCACGGTGAACACCGCGCTGCTGGCCGCCACGGTGGCGTGCGTGCTGCTGGGCGCGGGAACGGCGCTGCTGCTCGGCATCCAATCCGACGCCCGGGACGGCGGTGCCGCGCTGGAGCATGCCGTCGACGCGCGGTCCGCGGCCACCGCGGCCGCCGCCGCCCGGGCCCGGTGGACCCTCGCGCAGGTGCTGACCGCCCAGTGCGGGATCCAGGGAGTGGCCGCGTGCGGCGAGACGGTGACCGCGTTCGCCGCCGGGACACCCGTCCCGCCCGCCGTCCCGGACGCGCCGCCGGGCGCCGTCGACGAATCGGCGTTGCTGGGCCCGGGGCTCACCGAACCGGGCTGGAACGGTGTCCTCGGGTTCGGGATTCCGGTGCTGGCCGCGGGGATCGGCGTCCTCGCGGCCGGTGGCCTGCAACCCCGTCTCGACGAATACCGGTTCCGTGCGAGGAGAGAGCCGTGA
- a CDS encoding SAM-dependent methyltransferase has product MSDTPSVLSPSQKPVGVDPARPSIARIYDGFLGGHNFYEVDRVVMEKIRTAVPEAVDIARGNRGFHNRALRMLANQTGIRQYLDCGSGLPTAENTHQIVQRIDKDNTVVYIDNDPVVLAHGRALLVENDFTHMVEADIFKPQEVLGHQEVLAHVDFSEPVALLQVGTMHHFEGDSVFDIMREYIDALPSGSYVVLSHFFDPEVPELTEIAKRIEQILVSGPLGAGRFRTRAEIEAMMAGLEIVQPNATSGPGMAVCDEWWPDGPRLTPLSDSAKCVAGIVGYKP; this is encoded by the coding sequence ATGTCCGACACGCCGTCCGTGCTGTCCCCGAGCCAGAAGCCGGTGGGCGTCGACCCCGCCCGGCCGAGCATCGCGCGGATCTACGACGGGTTCCTCGGCGGGCACAACTTCTACGAAGTCGACCGCGTGGTGATGGAGAAGATCCGCACGGCGGTCCCGGAAGCGGTGGACATCGCCCGCGGCAACCGCGGGTTCCACAACCGGGCGCTGCGGATGCTGGCCAACCAGACCGGAATCCGCCAGTACCTCGACTGCGGCTCCGGGCTGCCGACGGCCGAGAACACCCACCAGATCGTGCAGCGCATCGACAAGGACAACACGGTCGTCTACATCGACAACGACCCGGTGGTCCTGGCCCACGGCCGCGCGCTGCTCGTCGAAAACGACTTCACGCACATGGTCGAGGCGGACATCTTCAAGCCGCAGGAAGTCCTGGGTCACCAGGAAGTCCTGGCGCACGTCGACTTCTCCGAGCCGGTCGCGCTGCTGCAGGTGGGCACGATGCACCACTTCGAGGGCGATAGCGTCTTCGACATCATGCGCGAGTACATCGACGCGTTGCCGTCGGGCTCGTACGTGGTGCTGTCGCACTTCTTCGACCCCGAGGTGCCGGAGCTGACCGAGATCGCCAAGCGGATCGAGCAGATCCTCGTCTCCGGCCCGCTCGGCGCCGGCCGCTTCCGCACCCGCGCGGAGATCGAAGCGATGATGGCCGGTCTCGAGATCGTCCAGCCGAACGCGACGTCGGGACCGGGCATGGCGGTCTGCGACGAGTGGTGGCCGGACGGTCCCCGGCTCACGCCGCTCAGCGACTCGGCGAAGTGTGTCGCCGGGATCGTCGGCTACAAGCCGTAG
- a CDS encoding sugar phosphate isomerase/epimerase family protein, which translates to MSVPSVQLYSVRDAFAADPADTLRRLAAIGFTQVEPYGVLENAEALRAGLPANGLTAPTAHAQLLGADQPAVFAAAAELGIGLVIDPFVPPERWQEPADIAATADALNAAAKLAAEHGVGVGYHNHWWELESRIGGRSALEVFAEQLDPAVALEVDTYWATAGGEDAPALLRRLGDRVRAIHVKDGGLATDATGQVPAGQGRVPVAEVLAAAPDALRVVEFDAFDGDLFEAIAASLAFLTGAGR; encoded by the coding sequence ATGAGCGTGCCTTCCGTGCAGCTGTATTCGGTCCGCGATGCCTTCGCGGCCGATCCCGCCGACACCCTGCGGCGGCTCGCCGCGATCGGCTTCACGCAGGTCGAGCCGTACGGCGTCCTCGAAAACGCCGAGGCACTGCGGGCCGGGCTGCCCGCCAACGGCCTGACCGCGCCGACCGCGCACGCGCAGCTGCTCGGCGCCGACCAGCCTGCCGTCTTCGCCGCCGCGGCGGAGCTGGGCATCGGCCTGGTGATCGACCCGTTCGTACCGCCCGAGCGGTGGCAGGAGCCCGCCGACATCGCGGCCACGGCGGACGCGCTGAACGCCGCCGCGAAGCTCGCGGCCGAGCACGGCGTCGGTGTCGGCTACCACAACCACTGGTGGGAACTGGAGTCCCGGATCGGCGGCCGCAGCGCCCTGGAAGTCTTCGCCGAACAGCTCGATCCGGCGGTCGCCCTGGAGGTCGACACGTACTGGGCCACCGCGGGCGGCGAGGACGCGCCCGCCCTGCTGCGGCGGCTCGGTGACCGGGTGCGGGCCATCCACGTCAAGGACGGCGGGCTCGCCACCGACGCCACCGGCCAGGTCCCGGCCGGGCAGGGCCGGGTGCCGGTCGCCGAGGTGCTGGCCGCCGCGCCGGACGCCCTGCGCGTGGTCGAATTCGACGCGTTCGACGGCGACCTCTTCGAGGCCATCGCCGCCAGCCTCGCCTTCCTGACCGGCGCGGGCCGGTGA
- a CDS encoding Gfo/Idh/MocA family protein, with protein MTGGPVGVGIIGTGVISGTYLENLTAFPDVRVVRVADLDTGRAAARAAEHGVPHSGTVAELLADPDVELVVNLTVPAAHAEVGLAALDAGKHVWTEKPLALDRQTGRKVLDRAREKNLRVASAPDTVLGAALQTARQAVDSGRIGRPLTALALFQVPGPERWHPAPEFYFQPGGGPLLDMGPYYLTALVHLLGPVRRVTGAGGRGRDTRVVGSGPRAGTEFPVSVPTTVTALVEFETASAQLVLSFDSALKRAALLELTGTLGTAALPDPNRFDEPTRLHLLDRDEPEELAPQGHSASRGTGALELARAIRAGVPERASGELAYHVLDAMLSIDESMTRGQSVEVASTVDVPPLLPAGWDPYAKTL; from the coding sequence GTGACCGGCGGGCCGGTCGGCGTCGGGATCATCGGCACCGGCGTCATCAGCGGCACCTACCTCGAGAACCTCACCGCCTTCCCGGACGTCCGCGTGGTGCGGGTCGCCGACCTCGACACCGGGCGCGCGGCGGCCCGCGCGGCCGAGCACGGCGTGCCGCACTCGGGCACCGTGGCCGAGCTGCTGGCCGACCCGGACGTCGAGCTGGTGGTCAACCTGACCGTCCCGGCCGCGCACGCCGAGGTCGGGCTCGCCGCGCTCGACGCGGGCAAGCACGTGTGGACGGAGAAGCCCCTCGCGCTCGACCGCCAGACCGGCCGCAAGGTCCTCGATCGCGCCCGGGAGAAGAACCTGCGGGTGGCGAGCGCTCCCGACACCGTGCTCGGTGCCGCGCTGCAGACCGCACGGCAAGCCGTCGACTCAGGCCGGATCGGCCGTCCCCTGACCGCGCTGGCGCTGTTCCAGGTGCCCGGGCCGGAGCGGTGGCACCCCGCGCCGGAGTTCTACTTCCAGCCCGGCGGCGGCCCGCTGCTCGACATGGGCCCGTACTACCTGACGGCGCTCGTGCACCTGCTGGGCCCGGTCCGGCGCGTCACCGGGGCCGGCGGGCGGGGGCGCGACACCCGGGTCGTCGGGTCCGGGCCGCGGGCGGGTACGGAGTTCCCGGTCTCGGTGCCGACGACGGTGACCGCGCTCGTCGAGTTCGAAACCGCCTCGGCGCAGCTGGTCCTGAGCTTCGACTCGGCGCTCAAGCGGGCCGCGCTGCTCGAGCTGACCGGCACGCTCGGCACCGCCGCGCTGCCCGACCCCAACCGGTTCGACGAGCCGACCCGGCTGCACCTGCTCGACCGCGACGAGCCGGAAGAGCTGGCGCCGCAAGGACACTCGGCGTCACGCGGCACGGGCGCGCTGGAACTGGCGCGGGCGATCCGGGCCGGTGTGCCGGAACGCGCGTCCGGCGAGCTGGCCTACCACGTGCTCGACGCGATGCTTTCGATCGACGAGTCCATGACGCGCGGGCAGAGCGTGGAGGTCGCGAGCACCGTCGACGTCCCGCCGCTGCTGCCGGCGGGGTGGGACCCGTACGCGAAGACCCTCTAG
- a CDS encoding CU044_2847 family protein, which translates to MQEFVRFPLADGGSVVVEVEGEPGLEQASVPSGVLRKATTTFEHALSEVRAAASAALAQFRDLGPDEVELKFGVKLDAQAGAVIARTGLQGQFEVKLKWLRDGAVPAEETAEEPES; encoded by the coding sequence GTGCAGGAGTTCGTGCGTTTCCCGCTGGCCGACGGCGGTTCGGTGGTCGTCGAGGTCGAGGGGGAACCGGGCCTGGAGCAGGCTTCGGTGCCTTCGGGGGTGCTCCGCAAGGCGACCACGACCTTCGAGCACGCGCTGAGCGAGGTCCGCGCGGCCGCGTCCGCCGCGCTGGCGCAGTTCCGCGACCTGGGCCCGGATGAGGTGGAGCTCAAGTTCGGCGTCAAGCTCGACGCCCAGGCCGGGGCCGTGATCGCGCGCACCGGGCTGCAGGGCCAGTTCGAGGTCAAGCTGAAGTGGCTGCGCGACGGGGCGGTCCCGGCCGAAGAGACCGCGGAGGAACCGGAAAGCTGA